In Luteibacter mycovicinus, a genomic segment contains:
- a CDS encoding DUF4189 domain-containing protein encodes MGHEMMRNGCRAALLFVLLSPLAAWAQCGAGIPGAGNPGCMPPTAPGSPYHQAGDAPGINAPPAVHWVGGWGAIAMDAENRGGTVEDRDTKSEAERIALDMCRRNGGSNCKVLATFNNQCAAMVQEAGGGAINGNTGATQERAERRALDGCKSGTTCHVIYSKCSVPHPVR; translated from the coding sequence ATGGGACATGAAATGATGCGGAACGGTTGCCGAGCCGCGCTGTTATTCGTACTGCTTTCACCTCTGGCAGCATGGGCACAATGCGGCGCCGGAATTCCTGGCGCCGGCAATCCGGGGTGCATGCCTCCAACAGCACCGGGTTCTCCTTACCATCAAGCTGGAGACGCGCCGGGCATTAACGCCCCGCCTGCCGTGCACTGGGTTGGCGGTTGGGGCGCGATAGCTATGGACGCAGAAAACAGAGGTGGAACGGTAGAGGACCGGGATACGAAGAGCGAAGCAGAACGTATCGCACTGGATATGTGCCGGAGGAACGGTGGAAGCAACTGTAAAGTGTTGGCGACTTTTAATAATCAGTGCGCCGCCATGGTCCAGGAGGCTGGTGGCGGTGCAATAAACGGTAACACTGGTGCGACCCAGGAACGGGCGGAGCGCCGCGCATTGGATGGTTGCAAATCAGGAACGACTTGCCACGTGATCTATAGCAAGTGCAGTGTCCCCCACCCCGTACGCTAA
- a CDS encoding DUF4189 domain-containing protein yields MVAVCFPHILCRRALLQCEEQGGTHCEVVLTYYSQCAAITQLAKGILSSATAATRSRAESRVVTKCGDERTCRFPYSPCALPVRVQ; encoded by the coding sequence ATGGTCGCAGTGTGCTTCCCGCATATCTTGTGCCGGAGGGCGCTTTTACAATGTGAGGAGCAAGGCGGAACTCATTGCGAGGTCGTACTCACGTATTACAGCCAGTGTGCCGCTATCACGCAGTTAGCCAAGGGTATCTTAAGCAGCGCGACAGCAGCTACAAGATCTCGTGCGGAATCGCGAGTCGTGACGAAATGTGGGGACGAGCGAACATGCAGATTTCCTTACAGTCCGTGCGCACTGCCCGTCCGCGTTCAGTAG
- a CDS encoding DUF4189 domain-containing protein yields MSRSRVKLTKILLLTITLFFSNAVWSQCAPGIPGAGNPGCIPPTQPGSPYGQQGDANSSSYSSPPPAARWAERWGAVALDASTGSAGVSTDMKTQAEAKREALDQCRENRGQACAISVAYRNQCAAVAQRSTGGVMGSASGPTLEVAKAAAKEECGDTASCQIVYSACSLAERVD; encoded by the coding sequence GTGAGTCGCAGTCGAGTGAAGCTTACAAAAATCCTGCTACTGACGATCACACTATTTTTTAGCAATGCAGTCTGGTCGCAGTGCGCGCCGGGAATTCCCGGCGCCGGGAACCCGGGATGCATTCCGCCGACGCAACCTGGCTCCCCTTACGGCCAACAGGGAGATGCCAATTCGTCCTCGTATAGCTCTCCACCTCCCGCAGCGCGATGGGCAGAACGCTGGGGCGCCGTGGCCCTGGATGCCAGCACAGGAAGTGCCGGCGTATCGACAGACATGAAGACGCAGGCCGAGGCAAAGCGTGAGGCTTTGGACCAATGCCGCGAGAACCGAGGCCAGGCCTGCGCCATTTCCGTCGCGTATCGCAATCAATGTGCCGCCGTCGCTCAGCGATCCACGGGAGGAGTGATGGGAAGTGCTAGCGGTCCGACCCTTGAAGTCGCCAAGGCTGCTGCCAAGGAAGAGTGTGGAGATACGGCTTCGTGCCAAATCGTCTACAGTGCCTGCAGCCTCGCTGAGAGAGTCGACTAA
- a CDS encoding DUF4189 domain-containing protein, whose product MKSKILLWFLAVAYTPLGWAQCGAGIPGAGNPGCIPPTAPGSPYAQPGDPNLPPPNAGPAPVWEDRWGAIAIDYQNGAAGGAYKGASKDDAIQLAMQRCEHSGGTQCEVTVSFVNQCAAIAQKTSGGLVYPATAADTNEASARALRKCGNSKDCEVTSTLCAHPVRVQ is encoded by the coding sequence ATGAAGTCCAAGATCCTACTGTGGTTTCTGGCAGTCGCTTACACACCGCTTGGGTGGGCACAGTGCGGCGCCGGAATCCCTGGCGCCGGCAATCCAGGGTGCATCCCTCCAACAGCACCGGGCTCCCCGTACGCGCAACCAGGCGATCCGAATCTTCCGCCTCCCAACGCAGGTCCTGCTCCAGTGTGGGAGGACCGTTGGGGTGCGATCGCCATTGACTATCAAAACGGGGCGGCGGGCGGTGCCTACAAGGGAGCGTCGAAAGACGATGCTATCCAACTGGCGATGCAAAGATGCGAACATTCCGGTGGAACACAGTGTGAGGTCACCGTGTCGTTCGTTAACCAGTGCGCCGCAATCGCTCAGAAAACAAGCGGTGGATTGGTCTATCCAGCCACAGCGGCAGATACTAATGAAGCATCTGCGCGAGCTCTTCGCAAATGCGGTAACAGCAAAGATTGCGAAGTGACATCTACGCTATGTGCACATCCTGTACGCGTTCAGTAA
- a CDS encoding type IV secretion system protein — MIGMMGNLVSKSAVALADPLGGATNFVFFTQINNFLRDEIDYMQWRLLSSAASIIGLVAVVVLTVWIMFQGFRIVTGQSRQPMMVLVGDALRATLIVFIATTAAYSSSSVYWKLSDGMSSTIASYVTADSSSPFQSIDDNLAQMEVALAIIDSVDPGNSGKNDEEQASKDRNRWFTGIGIAGPSVIAGSMLLLNKIALALFIGFGPIFIMCLLFEQTKQLFSKWLLYGIGTVFSLAVLSVMVAIAMKMMKAITAAFAAKYLATFADIGSTDGINSMALQQGGVGLLLSTLIVMAPPMAAAFFQGTLGQFASYSSFGNVGSQLGGQDQQAMAQGRMGVGNSGYTPPPMGGQDVARNPGGSNRNIHVSPLELGSGNPTANTDSVKMGTQNSNRA, encoded by the coding sequence ATGATCGGCATGATGGGAAATCTTGTGAGTAAGTCGGCCGTGGCGCTTGCCGACCCGCTCGGCGGTGCTACCAACTTCGTCTTCTTCACGCAGATCAACAATTTCTTGCGCGATGAGATCGACTACATGCAGTGGCGCCTGCTTTCCAGCGCAGCGTCCATCATCGGCCTCGTCGCCGTGGTCGTGCTTACCGTATGGATCATGTTCCAGGGCTTCCGCATCGTTACGGGTCAGTCCCGCCAGCCCATGATGGTGCTGGTAGGCGACGCGCTTCGCGCGACGCTCATCGTCTTCATCGCTACCACTGCCGCTTACTCGTCGAGCTCGGTCTACTGGAAACTCAGTGACGGCATGTCGTCGACAATCGCCAGCTACGTTACAGCCGATAGCAGCAGCCCATTTCAGTCCATCGACGACAACCTCGCCCAGATGGAAGTCGCACTGGCCATCATTGACAGCGTCGATCCTGGCAACTCGGGGAAGAACGACGAGGAACAGGCGTCCAAGGATCGCAACCGCTGGTTTACGGGCATCGGCATCGCCGGCCCCAGCGTCATCGCTGGCTCGATGCTCTTGCTGAACAAGATTGCTCTCGCGCTTTTCATAGGCTTCGGGCCCATTTTTATCATGTGCCTGCTGTTCGAGCAGACCAAGCAACTGTTCAGCAAGTGGTTGCTATACGGCATAGGTACGGTGTTTTCTCTTGCCGTTCTGTCCGTCATGGTCGCCATCGCAATGAAGATGATGAAAGCCATCACCGCCGCCTTCGCCGCGAAATACCTCGCGACATTCGCCGACATCGGCAGCACAGATGGCATCAACAGTATGGCCTTGCAGCAGGGCGGCGTCGGTCTCTTGTTGTCGACACTGATTGTCATGGCGCCACCGATGGCCGCCGCATTCTTCCAGGGCACGCTGGGGCAGTTTGCGTCGTATTCGTCGTTCGGTAACGTCGGATCCCAGCTCGGGGGGCAGGATCAGCAGGCGATGGCTCAGGGGAGAATGGGCGTGGGGAATTCGGGGTACACCCCACCCCCAATGGGTGGCCAGGATGTAGCAAGGAATCCAGGCGGTTCAAATCGAAACATCCATGTTAGCCCATTAGAGCTTGGGAGCGGGAACCCCACTGCGAACACCGACTCGGTGAAGATGGGCACTCAGAACTCCAACCGAGCTTAG
- a CDS encoding VirB4 family type IV secretion/conjugal transfer ATPase, which produces MFTPDAPIGEHIPLSTHVSPTVLKTTGGDYMLVWRLAGLPFVGREEWDLEHRHNTFNRMLQTLRAPDFVNVAFWVHDIRRRRSLKQKDKFNHAFNQTMSDAYYEALSSQKLMQNELYLTMLYRPVVSGKRFAEKSSDAARLLSEQNQAIATILELAGNVEAVLKDYAPSRLGMYEAPNGIVFSEVLELFGYVLNRIDEPVPVLSAPVKDYLPVSRQRFSAKTGDFVLTTPSGINHFGAILNIKEFVDGTFPGILNGLKYLDFEYIVTHSFSPMGRQDALKALERTKGMMISSGDKAVSQIVEMDQAMDQLASGNFVLGEYHFSMTIYAPSQEALSQQIAATRAELSNAGFVSVKEDLAVTAAFYAQFPGNWKYRTRLANISSLNFLGLSPLHNFATGKKENNPWGDAVTTLQTTNGQPYYFNFHATHPAENSFGEKAIANTMVIGKSGTGKTALINFLLSQVQKLDPSPTIFFFDKDRGAEIFVRACGGNYLALENGKPTGFNPFHCERTEENVQFLADLIKVLAAKSIYSSREEEDIFRAVENMLDTPMHLRNMTNFQKSLPNLGDDGLFIRMRKWTAGNSLGWVFDNPKDTVDLTRSNIIGFDYTDIIDNPEVRAPVINYLLHRLEALIDGRRLIYVMDEFWKILDGKGGLKEFAKNKQKTIRKQNGMGIFATQSPEDALASDISAALIEQTATMILLPNPNASREDYVNGLKLTEAEYQVVVSLDERSRRFLVKQGHASAVCQLNLRGMDDSLAVISASTDNIEIMHEILAQRAADEGISSDDLTPDQWLESFYEHRKGSGKKPRPSGPQSTRPARSAAI; this is translated from the coding sequence ATGTTCACTCCAGACGCTCCGATCGGCGAACACATTCCACTATCCACCCACGTCTCGCCGACCGTCCTCAAGACGACCGGGGGCGATTACATGCTGGTCTGGCGACTGGCCGGATTGCCGTTCGTAGGTCGCGAAGAGTGGGACCTCGAGCACCGCCACAATACATTCAACCGCATGCTGCAGACCCTGCGCGCGCCGGACTTCGTCAATGTGGCTTTCTGGGTCCATGACATTCGCCGCCGTCGCAGTCTGAAGCAGAAGGACAAGTTCAACCACGCGTTCAATCAGACCATGTCGGACGCGTACTATGAGGCGCTGTCCTCCCAGAAGCTCATGCAGAATGAGCTCTACCTTACGATGCTCTACCGCCCGGTCGTCTCGGGCAAGCGTTTCGCGGAAAAATCCAGCGACGCCGCCCGCCTGCTCTCGGAGCAGAATCAGGCGATCGCCACCATTCTCGAGCTCGCCGGTAACGTCGAGGCTGTGCTGAAAGACTACGCGCCATCGCGCCTTGGTATGTACGAGGCCCCGAACGGTATCGTGTTCTCCGAGGTGCTGGAGCTCTTCGGCTACGTGCTCAATCGCATCGACGAGCCCGTTCCGGTGCTCAGCGCCCCCGTGAAGGATTACCTGCCGGTGAGCCGCCAGCGCTTTTCGGCAAAGACGGGTGACTTCGTTCTGACCACACCCAGTGGCATCAACCATTTCGGCGCCATCCTCAACATCAAGGAATTCGTTGACGGGACGTTCCCTGGCATCCTCAATGGCCTGAAATACCTTGACTTCGAATATATCGTCACCCACTCGTTCAGCCCGATGGGACGCCAGGATGCGCTGAAGGCACTCGAACGCACCAAGGGCATGATGATCTCCTCCGGCGATAAGGCGGTAAGCCAGATCGTCGAGATGGACCAGGCGATGGACCAACTGGCCTCCGGCAATTTCGTGCTGGGTGAATACCACTTCTCGATGACCATCTACGCGCCTTCCCAGGAAGCCCTGTCGCAGCAGATTGCCGCCACGCGCGCGGAACTGTCGAACGCAGGCTTCGTTTCAGTGAAGGAAGACCTGGCCGTCACGGCAGCCTTCTACGCGCAGTTCCCGGGCAACTGGAAGTACCGCACCCGGCTGGCGAACATCAGTTCACTGAACTTCCTCGGCCTGTCACCGCTGCACAACTTCGCCACCGGCAAGAAGGAAAACAACCCGTGGGGTGACGCCGTCACCACGTTGCAGACGACCAATGGCCAGCCGTATTACTTCAACTTCCACGCCACCCATCCCGCCGAGAATTCGTTCGGCGAAAAAGCTATCGCCAATACCATGGTGATCGGTAAGTCGGGTACGGGTAAGACGGCACTGATCAACTTCCTGCTGAGCCAGGTGCAGAAGCTCGATCCGTCACCGACGATCTTTTTCTTCGACAAGGACCGCGGCGCCGAGATTTTCGTGCGTGCCTGTGGCGGCAACTATCTCGCCCTCGAGAACGGCAAGCCCACCGGCTTCAACCCATTCCATTGCGAGCGTACCGAAGAAAACGTCCAGTTCCTTGCCGATCTGATCAAGGTTCTGGCGGCGAAGAGCATCTACAGTTCGCGCGAGGAAGAAGATATCTTCCGGGCAGTCGAGAACATGCTCGACACCCCGATGCACCTGCGTAACATGACCAACTTCCAGAAGAGCCTGCCTAACCTCGGCGACGACGGCCTATTCATCCGCATGCGCAAGTGGACGGCTGGCAACTCGCTGGGCTGGGTATTCGACAACCCGAAGGACACGGTCGACCTCACCCGGTCCAACATCATCGGCTTCGACTACACCGACATCATCGACAATCCGGAAGTTCGCGCGCCGGTCATCAATTACTTGTTGCATCGTCTCGAAGCGCTGATCGACGGTCGCCGCCTCATTTACGTGATGGACGAGTTCTGGAAGATCCTCGACGGCAAGGGCGGCCTGAAAGAGTTCGCGAAGAACAAGCAGAAGACCATCCGTAAACAGAACGGCATGGGCATCTTCGCGACGCAGAGCCCGGAAGACGCCCTGGCCAGCGACATCTCCGCCGCCCTGATCGAACAGACCGCAACGATGATCCTGCTGCCGAACCCGAACGCGAGCCGCGAGGACTACGTCAACGGCCTGAAGCTGACCGAAGCCGAATACCAGGTGGTCGTCAGCCTCGACGAGCGTTCGCGTCGGTTCCTGGTCAAGCAGGGTCACGCATCGGCCGTCTGCCAGCTCAATCTGCGCGGCATGGACGATTCGCTGGCCGTCATTTCCGCGTCGACCGACAACATCGAGATCATGCACGAGATTCTCGCGCAGCGTGCCGCTGATGAAGGCATCTCGTCCGACGATCTCACCCCCGATCAATGGCTCGAATCGTTTTACGAGCACCGCAAGGGCAGCGGCAAGAAGCCCAGGCCCTCCGGCCCGCAGTCCACGCGCCCCGCGCGCAGCGCTGCCATCTGA
- a CDS encoding type IV secretion system protein VirB3 gives MYKNALFRGCTRPPMFMGVPYVPFFVGAGGGLLMAMYFNMWFLLLIPVNVFIMRQMARRDEMIFRLLGLRLQFRTKIRNVQEHDGMWVFTPNNYREPGKAKR, from the coding sequence GTGTATAAGAACGCGCTTTTTCGCGGCTGCACGCGCCCGCCCATGTTCATGGGCGTTCCTTACGTGCCGTTCTTTGTCGGTGCGGGCGGTGGACTGCTGATGGCGATGTACTTCAACATGTGGTTTCTCCTGCTGATTCCGGTCAACGTCTTCATCATGCGTCAGATGGCGCGTCGTGACGAAATGATCTTCCGGCTGCTGGGGCTGCGCCTGCAGTTCCGCACGAAAATCCGGAACGTGCAGGAGCACGACGGCATGTGGGTGTTCACGCCGAACAACTATCGCGAGCCCGGGAAGGCGAAGCGATAA
- a CDS encoding TrbC/VirB2 family protein produces MALPSLNTIYDPSKTSLSRKIAFFAIVLAMMLPTIVFGADGDGTGETGTKVCGFFQSINGLLNAASIVVVTIAVIFSGYQIAFAHKRIADVAPALIGGVLIGAAAQVASMVVGGTGSGTGTTACTSSSGKVGMILDAANAAMSLLHLSV; encoded by the coding sequence ATGGCCCTGCCCTCCCTCAACACCATTTACGATCCGTCGAAAACGTCGCTGTCCCGCAAGATCGCCTTCTTCGCCATCGTGCTCGCCATGATGCTGCCGACCATCGTTTTCGGTGCCGACGGCGACGGTACCGGCGAAACCGGCACGAAGGTCTGCGGCTTCTTCCAGAGCATCAACGGCCTGCTGAATGCGGCATCCATCGTCGTCGTGACGATCGCCGTGATCTTCTCCGGTTACCAGATCGCCTTTGCGCATAAGCGCATCGCCGACGTGGCCCCCGCCCTGATCGGTGGCGTGCTGATCGGTGCCGCGGCGCAGGTCGCCAGCATGGTCGTAGGCGGCACCGGTTCCGGCACCGGCACCACCGCCTGCACCTCGTCCAGCGGTAAGGTCGGCATGATCCTCGATGCCGCCAACGCCGCCATGAGCCTGCTGCACCTCAGTGTATAA
- a CDS encoding transglycosylase SLT domain-containing protein, giving the protein MEMMACPNLAVPAEVMQHVVNVESSRNPFAIGVVGAQLVRQPQNLDEAVATVRMLEEKGYNYSLGVAQVNRANFGKYGLDSYEKAFELCPNLVAGSKILAQCYTSAGGDWGKAFSCYYSGNFTTGYQDGYVQKVFASMSRQAMATNASAIPIQLVNNGASKAATRGTPVIRADDGAYRVAMRSVVDAALSTTVAPAVASAAGVNGQVQMPMVSADPAAVVYPQGNGRIPADSATAAAMAQVGAALPTNLPAPQPGRIPTDAATAAAMAQIGISANQVGNAPAAAADDPNSVFVPEVHGPNDPAPAISPSSGSGAPGQRRDQADLRQGGGDGAFVF; this is encoded by the coding sequence ATGGAAATGATGGCGTGTCCCAACCTTGCCGTACCGGCGGAGGTGATGCAGCACGTGGTCAATGTCGAGTCGTCGCGCAACCCGTTTGCGATCGGCGTCGTCGGCGCGCAGCTCGTTCGCCAGCCTCAGAATCTCGATGAGGCCGTGGCGACCGTCCGCATGCTCGAAGAAAAGGGCTACAACTATTCCCTGGGAGTGGCCCAGGTCAATCGTGCCAATTTCGGCAAGTATGGCCTCGATAGCTACGAAAAAGCCTTTGAACTCTGCCCCAACCTCGTTGCCGGTTCAAAAATCCTCGCTCAGTGCTACACGAGCGCCGGTGGCGACTGGGGCAAGGCATTCAGCTGCTACTACTCCGGCAACTTCACGACCGGCTACCAGGATGGTTACGTCCAGAAAGTGTTCGCCTCCATGTCCCGCCAGGCCATGGCGACCAATGCCAGCGCAATCCCGATCCAGTTGGTGAACAACGGTGCGAGCAAAGCCGCCACGCGCGGAACACCGGTGATCCGCGCTGACGACGGCGCCTATCGCGTCGCGATGCGGAGTGTGGTCGATGCGGCGCTTTCCACCACGGTCGCTCCTGCCGTCGCGTCCGCCGCCGGCGTCAACGGTCAGGTGCAGATGCCGATGGTCAGTGCCGACCCAGCGGCTGTCGTCTACCCGCAAGGTAACGGGCGGATTCCAGCCGATTCGGCCACCGCGGCAGCCATGGCGCAGGTCGGCGCAGCCTTGCCCACCAATCTCCCTGCCCCGCAGCCGGGACGGATCCCCACCGACGCGGCGACCGCTGCCGCGATGGCGCAGATCGGCATTTCGGCCAATCAGGTGGGCAATGCTCCCGCCGCCGCCGCGGACGATCCCAATTCGGTCTTCGTGCCCGAAGTCCACGGTCCCAACGATCCTGCACCGGCGATCAGTCCGTCATCCGGTAGCGGAGCACCGGGGCAGAGGCGGGATCAGGCCGACCTTCGACAAGGAGGGGGCGATGGCGCTTTCGTCTTCTGA
- the virB11 gene encoding P-type DNA transfer ATPase VirB11, protein MNESALAAVGNEFLDYQYEVLGVRDFLASPDVTEICINRPGELYLERRGAWERVDIPSLTFERARQFCTAVVNESNTGQRITDTDPVVSLTFPTGQRAQFVIPPAVEAGRVSITIRLPSKHSKSLAQYQEDGFFDEILEGGNAISQVDRELLELRAERRYADFFRHAVVSKKNIVVAGATGSGKTTFMKSLVGHIPVDERLVTIEDARELFIDQPNVVHLLYSKGGQSTSNITAKSCMEACLRMKPDRIILAELRGDESFYFIRNCASGHPGSITSCHAGSVEQTWDQLALMVKASNEGSGLEFSTIKRLLMMTIDIVVHIKAHAGRRHITGIDFNPARALSADGG, encoded by the coding sequence ATGAACGAATCCGCCCTCGCCGCTGTTGGTAACGAATTCCTGGACTATCAGTACGAAGTACTGGGCGTCCGGGACTTCCTTGCCTCGCCGGATGTGACTGAAATCTGCATCAACCGCCCAGGTGAGCTTTACCTGGAGCGGCGCGGTGCATGGGAGCGGGTCGACATTCCGTCGCTGACCTTCGAGCGTGCGCGTCAGTTCTGCACCGCGGTGGTCAACGAGAGCAACACCGGTCAGCGCATCACGGATACCGATCCGGTCGTGTCACTGACCTTCCCGACCGGCCAGCGTGCCCAGTTCGTCATTCCCCCGGCCGTCGAAGCCGGACGTGTGTCGATCACCATCCGCCTGCCTTCCAAGCACAGCAAATCGCTCGCCCAGTACCAGGAAGACGGTTTCTTCGACGAGATTCTGGAGGGTGGCAACGCGATCAGCCAGGTCGATCGCGAGCTGCTCGAGCTTCGTGCGGAGCGTCGTTACGCGGATTTCTTCCGCCATGCCGTCGTCAGCAAGAAGAACATCGTCGTCGCCGGCGCCACGGGTAGCGGTAAAACGACATTCATGAAGTCGCTGGTCGGGCATATTCCTGTCGATGAGCGGCTCGTCACCATTGAAGACGCCCGAGAACTCTTCATCGACCAGCCCAACGTGGTCCACCTGCTCTATTCCAAGGGGGGCCAGAGCACCAGTAACATCACCGCGAAGAGTTGCATGGAGGCCTGCCTGCGCATGAAGCCGGACCGGATCATCCTTGCCGAGCTTCGCGGCGACGAGTCGTTTTACTTCATCCGAAACTGCGCATCGGGGCATCCCGGTTCGATCACAAGCTGTCACGCAGGAAGTGTGGAGCAGACCTGGGACCAGCTGGCCCTCATGGTCAAGGCATCCAATGAAGGGTCGGGACTTGAGTTTTCGACCATCAAACGTTTGTTGATGATGACTATCGACATCGTCGTACACATCAAAGCCCATGCCGGGCGTCGACACATCACCGGCATTGACTTCAACCCGGCTCGCGCACTATCGGCGGACGGGGGGTAA
- a CDS encoding TrbI/VirB10 family protein produces the protein MTPNNPYHPDDENQAGHVPPHEGVGDRPDPLASNPYSQQRQQAPQPDLDAGAPTLAANDVRRMNRRALVFLAGIIVLLLTAGYLLLSGGSSKQQVVEKPREEQVNVPEAPRVMPTPALPNTENRAQPIALAPPPPLPTPEQLRPASMPEASRGPTLLERRIMAANDAAQIAGNANGGGGGQAGGGPQGFMGGAGIPGFPGGPLPNNGVPVNSAYGAKELADVSSAEPLTHPDTLMLRGTFIRCVLETRIITDIPGFTSCVVTEPVYSFTGKRLLLPKGSKVLGKYEMEPNGPRVAVIWDRVVTPTGIDVKMASPGIDTLGGAGHPGYYNAHWGSRIGSALLISLFSDAFKYEAAEHGPKQTTISNGVVTQNPFESNTAMTIQQIANSAVQRAANRPATVTINQGTVLAIYVAKDVDFSGVVARY, from the coding sequence GTGACCCCGAACAATCCTTATCATCCGGACGACGAGAACCAGGCCGGTCATGTCCCGCCGCACGAGGGCGTGGGCGACCGTCCCGATCCTCTGGCCAGCAACCCCTATTCACAACAGCGCCAGCAAGCGCCGCAGCCGGACCTGGACGCGGGCGCGCCGACACTTGCCGCGAACGACGTTCGGCGGATGAACAGGCGGGCGCTGGTATTCCTCGCCGGCATCATCGTTCTGCTGCTTACCGCGGGATACCTGCTTCTCAGCGGAGGTAGCTCCAAGCAGCAGGTCGTGGAGAAGCCGCGCGAGGAACAGGTCAACGTTCCCGAAGCGCCACGCGTCATGCCGACGCCCGCCCTTCCCAACACAGAGAACCGTGCGCAGCCTATCGCGCTGGCTCCGCCCCCGCCTCTGCCGACCCCCGAACAGTTGCGCCCCGCCTCCATGCCCGAGGCGTCGCGCGGTCCGACCCTGCTCGAGCGTCGCATCATGGCCGCAAACGACGCAGCACAGATCGCCGGCAATGCGAATGGCGGCGGTGGCGGTCAGGCCGGCGGTGGCCCGCAGGGCTTCATGGGAGGTGCTGGCATTCCAGGCTTTCCAGGCGGCCCGCTTCCGAACAACGGCGTACCGGTCAACAGTGCCTATGGCGCCAAGGAACTCGCCGACGTCTCGAGTGCCGAACCGTTGACGCATCCGGACACGCTGATGCTGCGGGGCACGTTCATTCGTTGCGTGCTCGAGACCCGCATCATCACCGACATCCCGGGCTTCACGTCCTGCGTGGTCACCGAGCCGGTGTACTCCTTTACGGGTAAGCGCCTGTTGCTCCCGAAGGGCTCGAAGGTGCTGGGCAAGTATGAGATGGAACCGAACGGCCCGCGCGTCGCGGTGATCTGGGATCGTGTCGTCACTCCGACGGGGATCGACGTCAAGATGGCCAGCCCGGGTATCGATACGCTGGGTGGCGCCGGTCACCCCGGTTACTACAACGCGCACTGGGGTAGCCGCATCGGCTCAGCCCTGCTCATTTCGCTGTTCAGCGACGCGTTCAAGTACGAGGCCGCCGAGCATGGTCCCAAGCAGACGACGATCAGCAATGGCGTCGTGACGCAGAACCCGTTCGAGAGCAACACCGCCATGACCATCCAACAGATCGCCAACAGCGCAGTACAACGCGCAGCGAATCGCCCGGCCACCGTGACGATCAACCAGGGTACGGTCCTGGCGATCTATGTCGCGAAGGACGTCGATTTCAGCGGCGTGGTCGCCCGGTATTGA